One region of Bdellovibrio bacteriovorus genomic DNA includes:
- a CDS encoding A/G-specific adenine glycosylase, which translates to MSSNYDYKLDHKQLTQWYKKNQRALPWRENKDPYRIWLSEVMLQQTTVVAVIPYFEKFLKKFPTVQDLAQAPENEVLEAWAGLGYYSRARNLHKAAKALAENGFPKTAAELLELPGFGPYTSRAVASIAFGEKVGVLDGNVIRVLSRRYGLKLEWWNNKGRETLQKISDELSLLGNADVVNQGLMELGATVCTPQKVTCMLCPWVNTCVSREKNLVEKLPLKKPRKESEVWVWKPFVAIKDRKVALVKNDYAPFLKGQMIFPGEIAMEKNKPKDYDVKHNITHHDIFIQIHSKKSVSGKNIEWVELKELKKVNPSSLLQKVLHKVDI; encoded by the coding sequence ATGAGCTCAAATTACGACTACAAACTCGACCACAAGCAACTTACGCAATGGTACAAAAAAAACCAGCGCGCCCTTCCCTGGAGAGAAAACAAAGACCCTTATCGTATTTGGCTTTCAGAAGTTATGTTGCAACAAACAACCGTTGTTGCGGTCATTCCTTACTTCGAAAAATTTCTTAAGAAGTTCCCGACGGTGCAGGACCTGGCTCAGGCTCCTGAAAATGAAGTCCTCGAAGCTTGGGCGGGCTTAGGTTATTACTCTCGTGCCCGCAATCTTCACAAAGCCGCTAAAGCTTTGGCGGAAAATGGTTTTCCTAAAACAGCTGCAGAACTTTTAGAGCTTCCTGGTTTCGGCCCGTATACGTCCCGTGCCGTTGCCAGCATTGCTTTCGGAGAAAAAGTCGGCGTTCTAGATGGCAACGTTATTCGCGTGCTTTCACGTCGCTATGGTTTGAAACTAGAATGGTGGAACAACAAAGGCCGCGAGACTCTGCAAAAAATCTCTGACGAGCTGTCGTTGTTAGGAAACGCGGACGTTGTTAACCAAGGCCTGATGGAGCTAGGGGCCACGGTATGTACACCCCAAAAAGTGACCTGCATGTTGTGTCCGTGGGTGAATACGTGTGTGTCACGTGAAAAAAATCTAGTTGAGAAATTACCTCTAAAAAAACCACGCAAAGAAAGTGAAGTCTGGGTCTGGAAGCCCTTCGTCGCGATCAAAGACCGGAAGGTCGCCTTGGTGAAAAACGACTATGCGCCGTTCTTGAAAGGACAGATGATTTTCCCTGGAGAAATCGCCATGGAAAAAAACAAGCCCAAGGACTATGATGTCAAACACAACATCACACATCATGATATCTTTATTCAGATTCATTCGAAAAAATCCGTTAGTGGTAAGAACATCGAATGGGTGGAACTTAAAGAACTGAAGAAGGTCAACCCTTCCTCCCTGTTACAGAAAGTGCTGCATAAGGTAGATATATGA
- a CDS encoding TolB family protein: MKWIQWKVAGVFFLLSACTHLSVTKDVLTSDFLLTKNTKQITFLGDNDHPRFSEDGKRLIYSSRSRASHKGWQVYEMDLENNKERRVTFSDGDAFDAIYISKSEILYASTTDEIKESPLQNKNFDKEFPPSDLYMSDLYGTNILRVTQQPGFDAQPFFVSHPTKPSIYFTSRRGELSGIYRLDLKKVPVSLISAEKDKEKRFPAITPDRTQVAWAEKNLKTGEESLVLYNLKTKIPFMLKSNEGIYRDLFFSPRNPQRLFYSILRKGEKRYQIEVYDIEKHCTQVVFKGNDSLSSPSISNDEPERVAFSRLFQDKKQIYIVNLPVDLGPCLEPATQATLKE; this comes from the coding sequence ATGAAGTGGATCCAGTGGAAAGTTGCAGGTGTATTTTTTCTTCTTTCAGCCTGCACACACTTGAGCGTTACAAAAGACGTTTTAACTTCTGACTTTTTACTGACCAAAAATACAAAACAAATCACGTTCCTGGGCGATAATGATCATCCTCGTTTTTCAGAGGATGGAAAGCGACTTATATACAGCAGCCGTTCCCGTGCGTCTCACAAAGGCTGGCAAGTGTATGAGATGGACCTTGAAAACAACAAGGAACGTCGCGTGACCTTTTCTGATGGCGACGCCTTCGATGCCATCTACATTTCGAAGTCAGAAATTCTATACGCTTCGACAACAGATGAAATTAAAGAAAGTCCGCTGCAAAATAAGAATTTCGACAAAGAGTTTCCACCCTCAGATCTTTACATGAGTGATCTATATGGCACGAATATTCTGCGCGTGACGCAACAGCCGGGCTTTGATGCTCAGCCTTTTTTCGTGTCTCACCCGACAAAACCTTCGATCTATTTTACGTCCCGACGTGGAGAGCTTTCGGGAATTTACCGCTTGGATTTAAAAAAAGTCCCGGTCAGTTTGATTTCCGCTGAAAAAGACAAAGAGAAACGCTTCCCTGCTATCACTCCCGACCGCACTCAAGTGGCTTGGGCTGAAAAGAATCTAAAAACAGGCGAAGAAAGCTTGGTTCTTTACAATCTAAAAACAAAGATTCCGTTTATGCTGAAGTCCAATGAGGGAATTTATCGTGATCTTTTCTTCTCTCCGCGCAATCCTCAGCGTCTTTTTTATAGCATTTTACGTAAGGGTGAAAAGCGTTACCAAATCGAGGTCTATGACATCGAAAAGCACTGCACGCAGGTTGTTTTTAAGGGCAATGACTCTTTGTCATCTCCGTCTATTTCGAATGACGAGCCTGAACGCGTCGCCTTCTCGCGCTTATTCCAGGATAAGAAACAAATTTACATTGTGAATCTGCCAGTTGATTTAGGGCCTTGCCTTGAACCAGCCACGCAAGCTACTCTTAAGGAGTGA
- the aceA gene encoding isocitrate lyase has translation MVNGMEAHKKSVDAQWATDERWKGVKRNYGSAEVAKLRTTIPVQYTLAEMGAKKLWGLLKNSPYVNTFGAMTGGQAAQMVKAGLQAIYVSGWQVAADANLSGQTYPDQSLYPSNSVPNLVRRINNSFMRADQIANQTGKDMRGEDWYAPIVADAEAGFGGPLHAFELMKSMIEAGAAGVHFEDQLAAEKKCGHMAGKVLIPTSNFIRTLQAARLATDVLGVPTVIIARTDALSATLMTSDIDPADHAFLTGERTPEGYHVIRGGLEYAIARAIAYAPWADVLWFETSKPDMKEAETFAKEVHKKYPEKILAYNCSPSFNWKLHLSDGEIAEFQDHLGKLGYKFQFITLAGWHLVNYHTFDLAHRYSTDGMTAYVELQEQEFEAAEKGYTAVKHQAEVGTGYFDEVLQVITEGQGSTGALKGSTEEQFHKGSSNQPPPPPETVTQPLQH, from the coding sequence ATGGTGAACGGCATGGAAGCTCATAAAAAATCAGTGGATGCTCAATGGGCCACAGACGAACGATGGAAAGGTGTGAAACGCAACTACGGCTCGGCCGAAGTGGCGAAACTGCGCACGACGATTCCAGTTCAATACACCCTTGCGGAAATGGGCGCAAAAAAACTTTGGGGCCTTTTAAAGAACTCCCCTTACGTGAATACATTTGGGGCGATGACCGGAGGACAAGCTGCACAAATGGTGAAAGCCGGACTGCAAGCAATTTATGTGAGCGGTTGGCAGGTGGCCGCTGACGCGAATCTTTCTGGTCAGACTTATCCAGATCAAAGCCTTTATCCTTCTAACAGCGTTCCCAATTTAGTCCGACGTATTAACAACTCTTTCATGCGTGCTGACCAAATCGCGAATCAAACAGGCAAAGACATGCGCGGTGAAGATTGGTATGCACCGATCGTTGCTGACGCCGAAGCGGGCTTTGGGGGTCCCCTTCACGCTTTTGAATTGATGAAGTCCATGATCGAAGCCGGAGCCGCCGGAGTGCACTTTGAAGATCAATTAGCCGCAGAAAAGAAATGCGGTCACATGGCAGGTAAAGTTCTTATTCCAACCAGCAATTTCATTCGCACACTCCAGGCCGCCCGCTTAGCAACAGACGTTTTGGGTGTTCCCACAGTGATCATCGCCCGAACCGATGCCTTAAGTGCGACACTGATGACGTCGGATATTGATCCTGCCGATCATGCTTTCTTAACGGGTGAAAGAACTCCAGAAGGTTACCATGTGATTCGTGGAGGCCTCGAATACGCCATCGCGCGCGCGATCGCTTATGCTCCTTGGGCTGACGTACTTTGGTTTGAGACGTCAAAGCCCGATATGAAAGAAGCAGAAACATTTGCCAAAGAAGTTCACAAAAAGTATCCAGAAAAAATTCTAGCTTACAATTGCTCGCCTTCATTTAATTGGAAGTTGCATTTAAGTGATGGAGAAATCGCTGAGTTCCAAGATCACTTAGGTAAACTGGGCTACAAATTCCAATTTATCACTCTGGCCGGTTGGCATTTAGTAAACTACCACACTTTCGATTTGGCTCATCGCTACTCGACAGATGGCATGACGGCTTACGTGGAGCTGCAAGAGCAAGAATTCGAAGCTGCGGAAAAAGGTTACACGGCAGTGAAACATCAAGCCGAAGTGGGAACGGGATATTTCGATGAAGTTCTTCAAGTGATAACCGAAGGTCAAGGATCTACAGGGGCTTTGAAGGGATCTACCGAAGAGCAATTCCATAAAGGTTCATCAAATCAGCCACCGCCTCCACCCGAGACAGTGACCCAACCCCTTCAGCACTAA
- a CDS encoding exo-beta-N-acetylmuramidase NamZ family protein, translated as MKLGVEVLLSSAPLLKSLKGKRVGLVCHPASVDENLQHSLDLLSKKIKLSCAFGPQHGVRGDKQDNMIESPDFIDPVHKIPVFSLYGEVRRPTAKMMDSFDVVLFDLQDLGCRIYTFITTLLYVMEECAKLGKGVIVLDRPNPAGRPIEGFKMLPGWESFVGAAPIPMRHGLTVGELALYFKDFYKMNLDLKVVKMKGYAPDKKPGYGWDLSRPWVNPSPNAASLNMARAYSGTVLIEGTTLSEARGTTRALEIIGASDIDFSEVLKRMKKKAPQWFKGVVLRECFFEPTFHKHVGKLCHGFQFHTDSKAYKHDQFKPFRLTALMLKVIREMHPQYPIYRDFAYEYVKDRLAFDVINGGPALREWIEDSKATPKDLDKALAVDEKSWAKERKKYLLY; from the coding sequence ATGAAGTTAGGTGTTGAGGTTCTTTTATCCAGTGCTCCGCTTTTAAAATCTTTGAAAGGCAAACGTGTTGGTCTGGTTTGCCATCCTGCCAGTGTCGATGAAAATCTTCAGCACAGTCTGGATTTACTTTCTAAAAAAATAAAACTGTCTTGCGCTTTTGGACCTCAGCACGGTGTGCGCGGTGATAAGCAAGACAACATGATCGAAAGCCCGGACTTCATCGACCCGGTTCATAAAATCCCTGTGTTCAGCCTTTACGGCGAAGTTCGTCGTCCCACAGCAAAGATGATGGACAGCTTTGATGTGGTTCTTTTTGATCTTCAAGATTTAGGTTGTCGTATTTACACTTTCATCACGACCTTGCTGTACGTGATGGAAGAGTGCGCGAAGCTCGGTAAAGGTGTGATCGTTTTAGATCGCCCAAATCCAGCGGGCCGACCGATCGAAGGTTTTAAAATGCTTCCGGGCTGGGAATCCTTTGTGGGTGCGGCTCCCATTCCCATGCGCCATGGACTGACAGTCGGAGAACTTGCGCTCTACTTCAAAGACTTTTACAAAATGAACTTGGACTTGAAAGTCGTGAAAATGAAAGGCTATGCGCCTGATAAAAAGCCTGGTTATGGTTGGGATCTTTCTCGTCCATGGGTGAATCCTTCTCCGAACGCGGCTTCTTTGAATATGGCACGTGCATACTCTGGAACAGTTTTGATCGAAGGAACCACTTTGTCCGAGGCGCGTGGGACAACACGAGCTTTAGAAATCATCGGCGCCTCTGATATTGATTTCAGCGAAGTTTTAAAGCGCATGAAAAAGAAAGCTCCGCAGTGGTTTAAAGGTGTTGTGCTTCGCGAGTGTTTCTTCGAGCCCACATTCCACAAGCACGTGGGAAAACTTTGTCACGGATTTCAGTTTCACACCGACAGCAAAGCCTATAAGCACGATCAGTTTAAGCCCTTCCGTTTGACGGCGCTGATGCTGAAAGTGATTCGCGAAATGCATCCTCAGTATCCAATTTATCGCGACTTCGCCTATGAATATGTGAAAGACCGTTTGGCGTTTGACGTGATCAATGGTGGGCCCGCTTTAAGAGAGTGGATTGAAGATAGCAAGGCCACTCCGAAAGATCTGGATAAGGCCTTGGCGGTGGATGAAAAATCCTGGGCTAAGGAAAGAAAAAAGTATCTGTTGTACTAA
- the hemB gene encoding porphobilinogen synthase produces the protein MKLTQRPRRNRKTEALRQMVAETDLRPSQLVLPLFVVDGKGEKQAIQSMPGIYRMSPDMLLQEVQKAVELGVKSFDLFPAISETLKDSYGKESLNQNGLLPTTLRMIRDKFPDVTLISDVALDPYSSDGHDGVVKNGKILNDETVEILAKMSIVHAQNGADIVSPSDMMDGRVGAIREALDDEGFTDVGILSYSAKYASSFYGPFREALDSAPKFGDKKTYQMDFRNAREALREIELDELEGADMVMVKPALSYLDIISLVKSHTHLPVAAYNVSGEYGIIKAGAKAGFLDETRAMVETLYSIRRAGADVIFTYFALPMAEWLRKNVN, from the coding sequence ATGAAGCTCACTCAAAGACCACGTAGAAACCGTAAAACTGAAGCTCTGCGCCAAATGGTGGCAGAGACCGATTTGAGACCCTCTCAGCTCGTATTGCCTCTTTTTGTTGTCGACGGTAAGGGTGAAAAACAAGCTATTCAATCTATGCCGGGAATTTACCGCATGAGTCCGGATATGCTGTTGCAAGAAGTGCAAAAAGCGGTCGAATTGGGTGTGAAGTCCTTCGATCTTTTTCCGGCTATTTCCGAGACACTCAAGGACTCTTACGGAAAAGAATCTTTAAACCAAAACGGGCTTTTGCCGACCACTTTGAGAATGATTCGCGATAAGTTCCCCGACGTGACGTTGATCTCGGATGTGGCCCTGGACCCTTATTCTTCTGACGGCCACGATGGTGTTGTTAAAAATGGCAAGATTTTGAATGATGAAACTGTCGAGATCTTGGCGAAAATGTCGATCGTCCACGCCCAAAACGGCGCCGACATCGTGTCGCCTTCGGATATGATGGATGGTCGTGTGGGCGCTATCCGCGAGGCCTTGGATGACGAAGGTTTTACAGATGTAGGCATTCTTTCTTATTCGGCAAAATATGCTTCTAGTTTTTACGGACCATTTCGTGAAGCCTTGGATTCAGCTCCCAAGTTTGGCGATAAAAAAACTTATCAGATGGATTTCCGCAATGCGCGTGAAGCCTTGCGCGAGATCGAACTCGACGAGCTTGAAGGTGCGGACATGGTGATGGTGAAACCGGCGTTAAGCTATTTGGATATCATCAGCCTCGTGAAATCACACACCCACTTGCCGGTAGCGGCTTATAATGTGAGTGGTGAATACGGCATTATTAAAGCGGGCGCTAAAGCCGGCTTTCTGGATGAAACACGTGCGATGGTTGAGACACTTTATTCCATCCGCCGTGCCGGAGCTGACGTGATCTTTACCTATTTCGCTCTGCCAATGGCGGAGTGGTTGCGTAAGAACGTCAACTAG